tcatcatAGTACCTTCTTTTCATTGCCCTATACTTCTTAAGTTTGTAGAGAGCTTCGATTTCTTTTACAACAAATTGCCCATGTTTTATCATTGATTCTATCTTTGCTGGATCACTTTCCTCGCTATTCCTTACAAACACTTTATGCAAACGTTTTCGAAACAGATCAGAACCCTGAGGCCAGTCTCTGCCTAAATATAAAAGctgaaaaaacaaacatatgatattaaaaaaatccactTTCTGTTTatacaagtaaaataatattatgacttaccgttttatataaattaagcaCTGCTTTTCTGTGAGGTTGAGACATTTCTACTGTTCTTTTTCAGAATTCAAAACTTAGTCCGAGATCATAGTCTAAAGTTTACAAATCacatttcacaaaaatattacactatatgttattataacttttttaaactgttGTACCCGCTGAACCACGaagttatattttctgttcTGATTTTACTCTGCAGTCTGCACTCTGCAGGTATGTCATAATCATAATATGACAATTAAGTGTCACAGGTTGACATTTTACTGTGTGCTGCcattaacaacaaaattttgGTGCAATTAATTCTTTCTTTCTAAAATTGCACTCATTAAATCTTATAACTAATTTCTTGTATATCAAGGTAACTAAAAGTCactatcttttataaaaacaaaatgatatcttatatacttttttgaaataaaattttcctttaatataataatttcgttGGTTATTGAAGTCACCGAAAcagaatatataatctttgtgTATTCTTATGACCTAAAGAGTCTCTACAATGCCTTCATcgaaatttactttaatagtattattaataattaattattcacaaAGTCTAAAGCTATAccttgtatgtaaaatatattgttttttataaaataattatataaataatacaatttctaAATATCTCACGAAAACGAGCTTTTTAAATAccctttacttttattactaaCTTTTCAAACAGTTCCAAAATGAATAATAAGCAAGTAAAAAGCATGAAAATCGTTACCAAGCAAcaacaacaaattttattgattagtCCTCATTTATTGAGTAGTAAATCCTGTTCGCTGTTAAAATTGCAAaggatattttgttattacaatGGCTGATGAAGAGCTCGGTGAACAAGCTGGTGAAGGTATAAGTATtatcttaacattttatatttatatcaagcaTAGAAGCGTccagaatattttaacaagttACCAGACCGAACTCCTAGCACTGAACTATTAACACTGAATTTCGCGTAAAGTgtagcttaaaaaaaaatttcgggATTTTGATGtttgaattatattgtaataacttaGGATAGTAGCCATTTCGTTAAcacaaaattacattaaagttctttttatttttgtgaggTTAGAAGGAATTTTTGAAGAGGCAGCACCTGAAGTGGGTGAAGAAGAATCCGTTGAAGCGGAGTCGGTTCTAACCGAATATGATCCAGATGATTTTCTGTCTGGTGCAGTAAATACTTTAGATTCTACTATACCTCTGGATTTGTTTGAATTCGAGTATCCTTTTGAGTTTATATAAcatgtattaaatttcattatgtgAGGAAAATTATACGATACGATACGATTTAAcatctgttttaataattaaatggatATAACTTAACTAAGAGAAATATGTTGTTCATGtgtaaaaaaagattataattcttattatacttAAGATATTCATATGGATACAATTGTCAGAAGTATTTCAATCTATGCGCATGCGACGATTCTGTTGTTTGCTGGGCAGCGGGAAGTATAATCACTTTTATGGATGTTAACACTAAACAAATTTGGTTTCGAAGATCTACAACAGGAGGTTCCGTGGGAGCCCTCACGGTAAAAAAGAACACAGTTAATATCACTTGAGAGTTTCGCTTGATAGAATTCGAATGTATTGGTCCgtgtaaacaattttttatatatgataaaatctcaaattcaaaatgttaGATAAAATTCTCTACGCATGTATATACTCATTGTCACTAGAATCAGATACAGGAACTTGTATTATTTCAGTAACTGTTTCAACTTTTCGTGGCAACTAACATATTGCTCTGCCATGAGtctaaaaatatacgttttatGTCTTCAGAATAATacagtatttttgtatttccttAAGCAGGTAGGTAGACATTTTTACTAAATTGTATTCACACCCAATTTCCTAAGAATCCTCTAGTGCTTTTTGTGAGATACGGTAACAGAaggtaaaaacatttaagtagCCAAAATGGTAATGAAAAAACAGTGTAAGTAGCCAAAAGACAAATAGCAtcctaatattaaatgataaataattaattaaaataattagaatcTCTTTAGAAATTTATGCCAATTTCAGGTATCtataagaaatacaaatacttgatttattatttaatgtaactttttaaaaacagtcTTACAGGAAGGACCCTAATTATCGTATAGCCGTAGCTGAGGGCAGAGAAGGTGATAATGATCCAATAATTCTACTTTACATCTGGCCACAAATGGACATTGATGCTGTACTGCGAGACGGCACAGCCAATGCTTATTCGATTTTGGACTTCaggttcaaataaataaaataaattttaaactcaaCACGGatgcaatataattataataaaattttataataatagtccAGATGGCGAACTCTTAGCTTCGGTAGGTAAGGCCCCAGACTACAATTTGACAATTTGGAACTGGAAGAAACACAGGATTCTTTTACGTGCAAGCGCCTTTACGTTCGATGTAAATACTGTAATGTTTTCGCCGTACTGTCCGGGGCAACTAACTACAGCAGGTATGAAGCACAATATATTCAACAATGGATCCacttaaatttcaaaacatcaAAAGAGTGTGGtgcctttataatttattaggaGCGGCGCATATAAAGAACTGGAAAATGGCAGAAACATTTACTGGACTAAAGTTAAAAGGCGAACTGGGAAGATTCGGCAAAACAGAGATTTGTGATGTTCTTGGAGTATATCCTATGCCAGACgaaaaagtaaaattcattaatacatATCACCATTTAATTACCCGTTTCCCGtttcgtttaatatttatatattgtttcataATTATGCTAAAACTCTGCTTAAATCAAATCAATCaatcacaaattttatttgtaccaAGGTTCTATCTGGATGCGAATGgggtaatattttagtatggGAAGCTGGTCTGGTTAAGTTGGAAGTTACACAACGCAGCAGAAAAACTTGCCACAAAGCACCAGTGGTAATGATTTTCTAAAAGTACCTTGGAGGTCTAAAAGtcaattgattatttaatctaaattaCTTTGGTATCAGGTGCAATTCATGCTTAGTCCAGCTGGTGATGAAGTTACAACTATAAGTCAAGACGGTTACGTTCGTGCCTGGTATTGGGATACAGTGGAACAAGCTGATCCCCCAGAAGAAGACCCCACTGTGGAACTTAATCCAGTTGCAGAGACCTATGTCAGTCGAAAGAATCTTTCAATTGTTGCAATTTTGGTTttgtatagtattaaaaaaaacttattttttactttttcagGTTCCTGGGTGTAAAATAATGTGTTTGAAACATCAGAAAGACATGTATTTTTATGCTCAAGTAAGTTGATATATCCTCTTTCATAATATGACAACAAAATgtgaatattacattattttaggACGGCAACGGCGGTATTTGGACAACCGATTTAGAAATAGACAAGCTCGAATGTAATCACCGCAAGATTATGACTTTTCATGCAAGTGGGATAGTAGCCATGGCTGCATTACGTTCTTACCCTATCCTTATAACTGCGGGGGAAGATGGAGCTCTTCATGCATATAATTCAGAGACGCATGATATTTTGGCAAAATACCAATTCCAAACTGCTATAACCTGTATGCTATATCCACCATTAGATGTAAGAAAAATccatttgaagtttttttgcGTCAAgctaagaattttttatatgcctTGTAAAGGCCCTAAAGTAAAGTAAAGGTAAAGTAAGTAAAAGTAAAGGCTCATATATAAGAGAaacatataattcttttatcaGGTCGACCCAACTTCTCGTATTCTACTAGTGGGATTTGCAGATGGCATTATGCGAACAATCCTAGTCCACCCTGAACGTCTCCAGGCTCAATCGACTTTAATTGAAGTTCGAGTACATTCCGCTCTAACAATCCACAGCGATGATTCAATTAATGCTGATGTTATAGATCTTATATCGGTAACATGATTaaagcaaattttttatattggtcTAGTAGAAAAgtaaaacatttcataattttaaaactgataACGTGAAACTGATACGTTCTTCGAATGTTCTTCAGCTGCTGAAGCCCCATTCCAAGGCGATAActcaaataacaataaatgacCCAAGAACCCTATTAGTAACTTGTGCAGAAGACTgcactttatttatgtatagttTGAAAATGGGAACTCCATTCACTCTTAAGAGGTTAGGTTTTATAGAAACACCTAACAACGTCGCTTTTATGGCTTGGAAACCAAAGGAAGTAAGTCGTACTTCGTAATTCATGTATATGTTATggattattgaaaattaatttaaaagtttattttttgattataagGAAAGGACAATACTGCTTTGTGGCCAAGCTGGTGTGATTACTGAAGCAGTACTTCCGAAAATTCCTGACAGACTATATACCGAAATCACTACTTTCAAGCAAGAATTTGTTTCTCATCAAGACATTctagtcaaaaaatattagtatgatatatataatgagtaGCTTATTTCTCTTTTTC
The genomic region above belongs to Danaus plexippus chromosome 4, MEX_DaPlex, whole genome shotgun sequence and contains:
- the LOC116768722 gene encoding electron transfer flavoprotein regulatory factor 1; this translates as MSQPHRKAVLNLYKTLLYLGRDWPQGSDLFRKRLHKVFVRNSEESDPAKIESMIKHGQFVVKEIEALYKLKKYRAMKRRYYDDN